The Megalobrama amblycephala isolate DHTTF-2021 linkage group LG13, ASM1881202v1, whole genome shotgun sequence genome contains a region encoding:
- the LOC125244076 gene encoding zymogen granule membrane protein 16-like, which produces MLHYFVVFSCLCAMSMTMPVPEYYSYSPAAGEGSGTEFSTAREGRITGVRVYEYPYYGYYYNNYINGLQLQYNGNWTTLVGTNSYGNQREMTLFDNEYFVQVSGKYYSGFISELMFVTNEGRSFKVGQPTGLSFNFYPTHDGSELRFLSGRQNGFALTSIGAHWAVFNNNSTAS; this is translated from the exons CTGTACCTGAATATTACTCGTACTCCCCTGCTGCGGGGGAAGGCAGTGGAACTGAATTTTCCACTGCGCGTGAGGGTCGCATCACTGGAGTCAGAGTTTATGAATATCCCTACTATGGATACTACTacaacaactacataaatgg GCTCCAGTTGCAATATAACGGTAACTGGACAACACTGGTTGGCACGAACAGTTATGGCAATCAAAGGGAGATGACACTCTTCGACAACGAATATTTTGTTCAAGTCTCTGGAAAGTATTACTCTGGCTTCATCTCTGAGCTTATGTTTGTCACTAATGAGGGGCGCTCTTTCAAAGTGGGGCAGCCAACTGGACTTTCATTTAACTTCTACCCAACCCATGATGGAAGTGAACTACGTTTCCTCAGCGGTCGACAGAATGGATTTGCCCTGACCTCCATTGGGGCTCACTGGGCTGTGTTTAACAACAATTCGACTGCATCATAA